In the genome of Triticum urartu cultivar G1812 chromosome 5, Tu2.1, whole genome shotgun sequence, one region contains:
- the LOC125511496 gene encoding bifunctional fucokinase/fucose pyrophosphorylase isoform X1 produces the protein MNRRHTHPACHSRSRSTVGSHNSGEGDAEADQSSEPASDPQMEPARRRRRRAHTADEAAAVLRKAWCRLRLSARDPARVPPWDAVVLTAASPEQAALYGRQLARARRLGRFPPSTAALAVPDPDGARIGSGAATLHAVASLARHLLSQATKEEIAEFRLLPEANGSSMPLASVVRFMATKHVLLLHAGGDSKRVPWANPMGKAFLPVPYLAGDNPDGPVPLLFDHILAVSASARQAFKNQGGIFIMTGDVLPCFDAANLLLPDDAACIVTAPTTLDVASNHGVVVASKDGTEGQNYSLCLVDNLLQKPTVRELVEGQAILDDGRALLDTGIIAVRGQAWQELVALAYSSSQTMIEEIITSRKELSLYEDLVAAWVPTKHEWLRNRPFGKELIAALGRHKMFSFCSYDFSFLHFGTSAEVLDHLAGSYSGLVGRRHMCSVPETTACDIAATTVILCSKISAGVSIGEDSLVYDSSLSGRVRIGSQSIVVGVNIHELHGDSPQIIRSSTCFTLPDRHCLWEVPLVNSMGRVMVYCGLHDNPKVAMNRDGTFCGKPWKNVLEDLKIQDTDIWDTSNLDKCLWNARLFPIVSPPEMLNVGMWLMGSGHDPDGKVSCIWRNSRRVSLEELHRSIDYHQLCMDSAKHQADLAAAVAKSCMTYGLLGCNLFQLCEDMLGNDSSSVEVCKELLTFFPSHGDQYSGVLPQSRGYQVKMDLLRASGDLSTASLVEEKVWASVASETASAIKYGSKEPSSSAMTSSNGNLRPKKVVVELPVRVDFVGGWSDTPPWSLERPGSVLNMAISLEGRLPVGATTEATEDHHGVLIEDDTDRKVYIDDLSSISCPFKEDDPFRLVKSALIVTGILGHEMLLTSGLKIRTWANVPRGSGLGTSSILAAAVVKCLFQLMEDDGGDDNVARAVLVVEQIMGTGGGWQDQIGGLYPGIKCTQSFPGQPLRLQVVPLLASPQLIQELEQRLLVVFTGQVRLAHRVLEKVVTRYLRRDSLLISSIKRLAELARAGREALMNGEVHELGGIMLEAWGLHQELDPFCSNRLVDELFALADPYCCGYKLVGAGGGGFALLLARSPGHAVDLRRVLQDSAAGLDVTVYDWNVAVPLPR, from the exons ATGAACCGGCGGCACACACACCCTGCCTGTCACTCCAGGTCCAGGTCCACGGTCGGCTCACATAATTCCGGAGAGGGCGACGCGGAGGCTGACCAATCCAGCGAGCCAGCGAGCGATCCGCAGATGGAGCCGGCCCGTCGGCGCCGGCGGAGGGCGCACACGGcggacgaggcggcggcggtgctgcGCAAGGCCTGGTGCCGGCTGCGGCTGTCGGCGCGCGACCCGGCGCGGGTGCCGCCGTGGGACGCCGTCGTGCTCACGGCCGCCAGCCCCGAGCAGGCCGCGCTCTACGGCCGCCAGCTCGCGCGCGCGCGCCGCCTCGGCCGCTTCCCgccctccaccgccgccctcgCCGTCCCGGACCCCGACGGCGCCCGCATCGGCTCCGGCGCCGCCACGCTCCACGCCGTCGCCTCCCTCGCCCGCCACCTCCTCTCCCAG GCCACCAAGGAAGAGATCGCCGAATTCCGTCTCCTCCCCGAGGCGAACGGCTCCTCCATGCCGCTGGCATCCGTGGTGCGCTTCATGGCCACCAAGCACGTGCTGCTGCTCCACGCCGGCGGCGACAGCAAGAGGGTTCCTTGGGCCAACCCCATGGGGAAGGCCTTCCTGCCGGTGCCTTACCTGGCCGGGGACAACCCCGACGGGCCTGTCCCGCTGCTCTTCGACCACATCCTCGCCGTCTCAGCTAGCGCAAGGCAAGCATTCAAGAACCAAG GTGGGATCTTCATAATGACCGGGGATGTTCTCCCCTGCTTCGATGCCGCGAACCTACTGCTCCCCGATGACGCTGCGTGCATCGTCACCGCGCCGACCACGCTCGATGTGGCCTCTAATCATGGAGTGGTGGTGGCGTCCAAGGATGGAACCGAGGGGCAGAATTACTCTCTCTGTTTGGTTGATAATCTCCTGCAGAAGCCGACAGTGAGGGAGCTTGTGGAGGGCCAGGCCATTCTAGATGATGGTAGAGCACTACTTGACACGGGGATAATAGCTGTGAGGGGTCAAGCATGGCAGGAGCTTGTTGCCCTTGCATACTCATCTAGCCAGACCATGATTGAGGAGATCATCACTAGCAGAAAAGAG TTGAGTTTATATGAAGATCTTGTGGCTGCATGGGTACCAACCAAACATGAATGGTTGAGGAACCGTCCATTTGGCAAGGAACTAATTGCTGCTTTAGGAAGACATAAGATGTTCAGCTTTTGTTCAT ATGACTTCTCATTTTTGCATTTTGGTACATCTGCTGAGGTTCTTGATCATTTGGCGGGTTCATATTCAGGACTTGTAGGTCGAAGGCACATGTGTTCGGTACCAGAGACCACTGCTTGTGATATTGCTGCGACAACAGTCATTTTGTGTAGCAAAATTTCTGCCGGGGTATCAATTGGAGAGGATTCATTGGTTTATGATTCATCACTTTCAGGCAGAGTAAGGATTGGGTCACAGTCCATTGTTGTTGGGGTGAATATACATGAGTTACACGGGGATAGTCCTCAAATTATCAGGAGTAGCACCTGTTTCACGCTACCTGATCGGCATTGCCTGTGGGAAGTGCCACTGGTAAACTCCATGGGAAGAGTCATGGTCTACTGCGGTCTTCATGACAATCCAAAAGTTGCTATGAATAGGGACGGGACTTTCTGTGGAAAGCCATGGAAAAATGTTTTGGAAGATCTTAAAATCCAGGATACGGATATTTGGGACACATCCAACCTTGACAAGTGCTTATGGAATGCTAGGCTTTTTCCCATCGTGTCTCCCCCTGAAATGCTGAATGTAGGCATGTGGCTCATGGGATCAGGACATGACCCAGATGGAAAAGTTAGTTGCATTTGGAGAAATTCACGCAGAGTCAGCCTGGAAGAGCTGCATCGCTCAATCGACTACCATCAGCTTTGCATGGATTCAGCCAAGCATCAAGCAGATCTTGCAGCTGCCGTAGCCAAAAGTTGCATGACATATGGCTTACTCGGGTGTAACCTGTTTCAGCTGTGTGAGGACATGTTAGGAAATGATAGTTCCAGTGTAGAAGTCTGCAAAGAATTACTTACATTTTTTCCAAGTCACGGGGATCAGTACTCTGGTGTTCTTCCTCAGAGCAGAGGATATCAGGTCAAAATGGATCTACTTAGAGCTTCTGGAGATCTTTCTACTGCTTCTTTGGTTGAAGAGAAAGTATGGGCTTCTGTTGCAAGTGAAACTGCATCAGCTATAAAATATGGGTCTAAAG AACCATCAAGCAGTGCAATGACGTCAAGCAATGGAAACCTGCGTCCTAAGAAGGTTGTAGTAGAATTACCGGTCCGTGTGGACTTTGTTGGGGGTTGGAGTGATACACCTCCATGGAGCTTGGAGCGTCCAGGTTCTGTTCTGAACATGGCAATAAGCCTGGAAGGACGCCTTCCAGTCGGGGCTACAACAGAGGCAACAGAAGACCACCATGGAGTTCTAATCGAAGATGACACCGACAGAAAGGTCTACATTGATGATCTGTCATCCATCTCTTGTCCATTCAAAGAAGACGACCCATTCCGTCTAGTGAAGTCTGCTCTCATCGTCACTGGCATCCTTGGCCATGAAATGCTGTTGACGTCAGGCCTGAAGATCAGGACCTGGGCAAATGTTCCTCGGGGAAGCGGACTCGGAACTTCGAGCATATTAGCGGCTGCTGTAGTCAAGTGTCTGTTCCAACTCATGGAAGACGATGGAGGCGATGATAATGTCGCCAGGGCTGTGCTGGTAGTAGAGCAGATAATGGGCACCGGTGGAGGGTGGCAGGACCAAATTGGTGGCCTGTATCCTGGGATCAAGTGCACCCAGAGCTTCCCAGGACAGCCGTTGCGCTTGCAGGTTGTTCCATTGTTGGCATCTCCCCAGTTGATCCAGGAACTGGAGCAACGTCTCCTCGTCGTGTTCACCGGCCAA GTGAGGCTGGCGCACCGGGTGCTGGAGAAGGTGGTGACGCGGTACCTGCGGCGCGACAGCCTGCTGATCTCCAGCATCAAGCGGCTGGCGGAGCTGGCCAGGGCCGGGAGGGAGGCCCTGATGAACGGCGAGGTGCACGAGCTGGGCGGCATCATGCTGGAGGCCTGGGGGCTGCACCAGGAGCTGGACCCCTTCTGCAGCAACAGGCTGGTGGACGAGCTGTTCGCGCTCGCCGACCCCTACTGCTGCGGCTACAAGCTCGTCGGTGCCGGCGGTGGCGGCTTCGCCCTCCTGCTCGCCAGGAGCCCAGGCCACGCCGTCGACCTCCGGCGCGTGCTTCAGGACTCCGCGGCCGGCCTCGACGTCACGGTGTACGACTGGAACGTCGCCGTGCCACTGCCAAGATGA
- the LOC125511496 gene encoding bifunctional fucokinase/fucose pyrophosphorylase isoform X2: MTGDVLPCFDAANLLLPDDAACIVTAPTTLDVASNHGVVVASKDGTEGQNYSLCLVDNLLQKPTVRELVEGQAILDDGRALLDTGIIAVRGQAWQELVALAYSSSQTMIEEIITSRKELSLYEDLVAAWVPTKHEWLRNRPFGKELIAALGRHKMFSFCSYDFSFLHFGTSAEVLDHLAGSYSGLVGRRHMCSVPETTACDIAATTVILCSKISAGVSIGEDSLVYDSSLSGRVRIGSQSIVVGVNIHELHGDSPQIIRSSTCFTLPDRHCLWEVPLVNSMGRVMVYCGLHDNPKVAMNRDGTFCGKPWKNVLEDLKIQDTDIWDTSNLDKCLWNARLFPIVSPPEMLNVGMWLMGSGHDPDGKVSCIWRNSRRVSLEELHRSIDYHQLCMDSAKHQADLAAAVAKSCMTYGLLGCNLFQLCEDMLGNDSSSVEVCKELLTFFPSHGDQYSGVLPQSRGYQVKMDLLRASGDLSTASLVEEKVWASVASETASAIKYGSKEPSSSAMTSSNGNLRPKKVVVELPVRVDFVGGWSDTPPWSLERPGSVLNMAISLEGRLPVGATTEATEDHHGVLIEDDTDRKVYIDDLSSISCPFKEDDPFRLVKSALIVTGILGHEMLLTSGLKIRTWANVPRGSGLGTSSILAAAVVKCLFQLMEDDGGDDNVARAVLVVEQIMGTGGGWQDQIGGLYPGIKCTQSFPGQPLRLQVVPLLASPQLIQELEQRLLVVFTGQVRLAHRVLEKVVTRYLRRDSLLISSIKRLAELARAGREALMNGEVHELGGIMLEAWGLHQELDPFCSNRLVDELFALADPYCCGYKLVGAGGGGFALLLARSPGHAVDLRRVLQDSAAGLDVTVYDWNVAVPLPR; encoded by the exons ATGACCGGGGATGTTCTCCCCTGCTTCGATGCCGCGAACCTACTGCTCCCCGATGACGCTGCGTGCATCGTCACCGCGCCGACCACGCTCGATGTGGCCTCTAATCATGGAGTGGTGGTGGCGTCCAAGGATGGAACCGAGGGGCAGAATTACTCTCTCTGTTTGGTTGATAATCTCCTGCAGAAGCCGACAGTGAGGGAGCTTGTGGAGGGCCAGGCCATTCTAGATGATGGTAGAGCACTACTTGACACGGGGATAATAGCTGTGAGGGGTCAAGCATGGCAGGAGCTTGTTGCCCTTGCATACTCATCTAGCCAGACCATGATTGAGGAGATCATCACTAGCAGAAAAGAG TTGAGTTTATATGAAGATCTTGTGGCTGCATGGGTACCAACCAAACATGAATGGTTGAGGAACCGTCCATTTGGCAAGGAACTAATTGCTGCTTTAGGAAGACATAAGATGTTCAGCTTTTGTTCAT ATGACTTCTCATTTTTGCATTTTGGTACATCTGCTGAGGTTCTTGATCATTTGGCGGGTTCATATTCAGGACTTGTAGGTCGAAGGCACATGTGTTCGGTACCAGAGACCACTGCTTGTGATATTGCTGCGACAACAGTCATTTTGTGTAGCAAAATTTCTGCCGGGGTATCAATTGGAGAGGATTCATTGGTTTATGATTCATCACTTTCAGGCAGAGTAAGGATTGGGTCACAGTCCATTGTTGTTGGGGTGAATATACATGAGTTACACGGGGATAGTCCTCAAATTATCAGGAGTAGCACCTGTTTCACGCTACCTGATCGGCATTGCCTGTGGGAAGTGCCACTGGTAAACTCCATGGGAAGAGTCATGGTCTACTGCGGTCTTCATGACAATCCAAAAGTTGCTATGAATAGGGACGGGACTTTCTGTGGAAAGCCATGGAAAAATGTTTTGGAAGATCTTAAAATCCAGGATACGGATATTTGGGACACATCCAACCTTGACAAGTGCTTATGGAATGCTAGGCTTTTTCCCATCGTGTCTCCCCCTGAAATGCTGAATGTAGGCATGTGGCTCATGGGATCAGGACATGACCCAGATGGAAAAGTTAGTTGCATTTGGAGAAATTCACGCAGAGTCAGCCTGGAAGAGCTGCATCGCTCAATCGACTACCATCAGCTTTGCATGGATTCAGCCAAGCATCAAGCAGATCTTGCAGCTGCCGTAGCCAAAAGTTGCATGACATATGGCTTACTCGGGTGTAACCTGTTTCAGCTGTGTGAGGACATGTTAGGAAATGATAGTTCCAGTGTAGAAGTCTGCAAAGAATTACTTACATTTTTTCCAAGTCACGGGGATCAGTACTCTGGTGTTCTTCCTCAGAGCAGAGGATATCAGGTCAAAATGGATCTACTTAGAGCTTCTGGAGATCTTTCTACTGCTTCTTTGGTTGAAGAGAAAGTATGGGCTTCTGTTGCAAGTGAAACTGCATCAGCTATAAAATATGGGTCTAAAG AACCATCAAGCAGTGCAATGACGTCAAGCAATGGAAACCTGCGTCCTAAGAAGGTTGTAGTAGAATTACCGGTCCGTGTGGACTTTGTTGGGGGTTGGAGTGATACACCTCCATGGAGCTTGGAGCGTCCAGGTTCTGTTCTGAACATGGCAATAAGCCTGGAAGGACGCCTTCCAGTCGGGGCTACAACAGAGGCAACAGAAGACCACCATGGAGTTCTAATCGAAGATGACACCGACAGAAAGGTCTACATTGATGATCTGTCATCCATCTCTTGTCCATTCAAAGAAGACGACCCATTCCGTCTAGTGAAGTCTGCTCTCATCGTCACTGGCATCCTTGGCCATGAAATGCTGTTGACGTCAGGCCTGAAGATCAGGACCTGGGCAAATGTTCCTCGGGGAAGCGGACTCGGAACTTCGAGCATATTAGCGGCTGCTGTAGTCAAGTGTCTGTTCCAACTCATGGAAGACGATGGAGGCGATGATAATGTCGCCAGGGCTGTGCTGGTAGTAGAGCAGATAATGGGCACCGGTGGAGGGTGGCAGGACCAAATTGGTGGCCTGTATCCTGGGATCAAGTGCACCCAGAGCTTCCCAGGACAGCCGTTGCGCTTGCAGGTTGTTCCATTGTTGGCATCTCCCCAGTTGATCCAGGAACTGGAGCAACGTCTCCTCGTCGTGTTCACCGGCCAA GTGAGGCTGGCGCACCGGGTGCTGGAGAAGGTGGTGACGCGGTACCTGCGGCGCGACAGCCTGCTGATCTCCAGCATCAAGCGGCTGGCGGAGCTGGCCAGGGCCGGGAGGGAGGCCCTGATGAACGGCGAGGTGCACGAGCTGGGCGGCATCATGCTGGAGGCCTGGGGGCTGCACCAGGAGCTGGACCCCTTCTGCAGCAACAGGCTGGTGGACGAGCTGTTCGCGCTCGCCGACCCCTACTGCTGCGGCTACAAGCTCGTCGGTGCCGGCGGTGGCGGCTTCGCCCTCCTGCTCGCCAGGAGCCCAGGCCACGCCGTCGACCTCCGGCGCGTGCTTCAGGACTCCGCGGCCGGCCTCGACGTCACGGTGTACGACTGGAACGTCGCCGTGCCACTGCCAAGATGA